The following proteins come from a genomic window of Brevibacillus antibioticus:
- the fmt gene encoding methionyl-tRNA formyltransferase yields MKDARILFMGTPDFAVSSLTAVLEAGYNVIGVVTKSDRPVGRKQVLTPPPVKEAALRHGLLVLQPEKIKAEEALEEVLALKPDLIITAAYGQILPKKLLDAPKYGCINVHASLLPKYRGGAPIHKSIVEGETETGVTIMYMVEALDAGDMLSKVVVPIEERDTVGTMFDKLAAAGSELLLDTVPRLLAGELVAEQQDHSAATFAPNIKRTDEKIDWSRSAEQIYNQVRGLNPWPVAFTTCEGKIWKLWWVEKMPAAGEGKEPGTIIAREEDGIVVACGSGAVKITELQPEGKKRMSALDFLRGAGSNIEIGTKVGE; encoded by the coding sequence TTGAAAGATGCTCGCATCCTGTTTATGGGTACGCCTGACTTTGCTGTATCGAGTCTTACGGCTGTCCTTGAAGCAGGCTACAACGTGATTGGAGTCGTAACAAAATCCGATCGTCCCGTTGGACGCAAGCAAGTATTGACGCCGCCCCCCGTGAAGGAGGCGGCTTTGCGTCATGGACTTTTGGTATTGCAACCGGAGAAAATCAAGGCAGAGGAAGCGCTTGAAGAAGTGTTGGCGCTCAAGCCTGATCTGATCATTACCGCGGCGTATGGACAGATTTTGCCTAAAAAGCTGCTCGATGCACCGAAATATGGCTGCATCAATGTGCATGCTTCTCTTTTGCCGAAATATCGTGGGGGTGCCCCGATTCATAAATCAATTGTCGAGGGAGAAACAGAAACAGGCGTGACCATCATGTACATGGTGGAAGCTCTCGATGCAGGGGATATGCTGTCCAAGGTAGTCGTTCCGATTGAGGAGCGCGATACCGTGGGGACCATGTTTGACAAATTGGCTGCGGCAGGCTCTGAGCTGTTGCTGGATACCGTTCCACGCCTATTGGCTGGTGAGCTCGTAGCAGAGCAACAGGATCATTCGGCAGCGACATTTGCTCCGAATATTAAGCGTACAGACGAAAAAATTGACTGGAGCCGTTCGGCTGAACAGATTTACAACCAAGTCCGCGGCTTGAATCCGTGGCCAGTCGCGTTTACTACATGCGAGGGCAAGATTTGGAAGCTGTGGTGGGTAGAAAAAATGCCTGCGGCAGGTGAAGGCAAAGAGCCGGGAACGATCATCGCCCGCGAGGAAGACGGTATCGTTGTCGCTTGCGGTAGCGGTGCAGTGAAAATAACCGAATTGCAGCCAGAAGGCAAAAAACGTATGAGTGCACTCGACTTTTTGCGTGGAGCGGGCAGCAACATTGAAATCGGCACAAAGGTAGGAGAATAG
- the def gene encoding peptide deformylase, protein MAIRTIVKHPDPILREKAMVVTKFNSNLHKLLDDMADTMYDADGVGLAAPQVGISKRVIVMDCGDGLIEMINPEIIEHEGEQYDYPEGCLSIPGVQGDVRRHKWIKLRGHDRNGNVVELEADDLLSRCAQHEIDHLNGVLFIDVADKVYKVNPNQEGE, encoded by the coding sequence ATGGCGATTCGCACAATTGTAAAACATCCAGATCCGATTTTGCGTGAAAAGGCAATGGTCGTAACCAAATTTAATTCCAACTTGCACAAGCTGCTTGATGATATGGCAGACACGATGTACGATGCAGACGGTGTAGGCTTGGCTGCTCCACAAGTGGGCATCTCCAAGCGTGTCATCGTGATGGATTGCGGTGATGGACTGATTGAAATGATCAATCCGGAAATCATTGAGCATGAAGGGGAGCAGTACGATTATCCAGAAGGCTGCTTGAGCATTCCTGGTGTGCAAGGAGACGTTCGTCGCCACAAGTGGATCAAGCTGCGGGGGCATGATCGTAACGGGAATGTGGTTGAGCTGGAGGCAGACGACCTGTTGTCCCGTTGCGCTCAACACGAGATCGATCATTTGAACGGTGTTCTCTTCATCGATGTAGCTGACAAGGTATACAAAGTAAACCCGAACCAGGAAGGGGAATAA
- the rlmN gene encoding 23S rRNA (adenine(2503)-C(2))-methyltransferase RlmN: MPLTTFTGAKPLIYSLTQDEMKEWLVSAGDKAFRAQQIFDWLYVKRVTSFDEMSNLSKELREKLADTFRMEPLKEITHQESQDGTIKFLFQLVDGHAIETVIMRHNYGNSICVTTQVGCRIGCTFCASTLGGLKRNLDAGEIVSQVLTAQRRLDAEGERVSHVVVMGIGEPFENFESLMAFLSVINDNRGLNIGARHITVSTSGIVPKIYEFAERGGQVNLAISLHAPNTELRSQLMPINRGFPLAKLMEACHHYINKTGRRISFEYGLFGGKNDQPEHAEELAELIGDMLCHVNLIPVNYVPERDYVRTPRNEIFTFKRILEEKGINVTIRREQGSDIAAACGQLRAQHAKETVG; the protein is encoded by the coding sequence ATGCCGTTAACGACATTTACTGGCGCAAAGCCGCTTATTTACAGTTTGACGCAAGATGAAATGAAGGAATGGCTGGTTAGTGCCGGCGACAAAGCATTTCGTGCGCAACAAATTTTTGACTGGTTATATGTAAAGCGCGTCACTTCTTTTGACGAGATGAGCAATTTGTCCAAGGAGCTGCGCGAAAAGCTGGCTGATACATTCCGTATGGAGCCACTCAAGGAAATCACGCATCAGGAGTCGCAGGATGGGACGATCAAGTTTTTGTTCCAGCTTGTCGATGGACATGCGATTGAGACGGTGATTATGCGTCATAACTACGGAAACAGCATTTGTGTTACGACACAGGTGGGCTGCCGTATCGGATGTACGTTTTGTGCATCTACATTAGGGGGACTGAAGCGTAACCTGGATGCAGGTGAAATCGTCTCTCAAGTATTGACGGCACAACGCAGATTGGATGCGGAGGGTGAGCGTGTCAGTCACGTGGTCGTCATGGGGATTGGGGAGCCTTTCGAGAACTTCGAGAGCTTGATGGCGTTCTTGTCCGTCATCAACGATAACCGAGGACTGAATATCGGTGCTCGTCACATTACGGTTTCCACCAGTGGAATTGTGCCGAAGATTTACGAGTTTGCTGAACGAGGCGGACAAGTGAACCTGGCGATTTCCCTGCATGCTCCAAACACGGAGCTGAGAAGCCAGCTGATGCCGATCAACCGCGGCTTCCCGCTTGCTAAGCTCATGGAAGCATGCCACCATTACATTAACAAGACAGGGCGCCGCATCAGTTTTGAGTACGGTCTGTTCGGCGGGAAAAACGATCAGCCCGAGCATGCAGAGGAGCTGGCCGAACTCATTGGTGACATGCTTTGCCACGTGAATCTGATTCCGGTGAACTACGTACCAGAGCGTGATTATGTACGCACGCCACGCAATGAGATTTTTACGTTTAAACGCATTTTAGAGGAAAAAGGAATCAATGTGACCATCAGACGCGAGCAAGGCAGTGACATTGCTGCTGCTTGCGGACAATTGAGGGCACAACACGCTAAAGAAACCGTGGGGTGA
- the priA gene encoding primosomal protein N', with protein MIAQIIVDVPVNRTNRPFDYHVPPWLRPLIRVGSRVVVPFGPRQLQGYVIGIVEDDEALPDRSRLKDVVQVQDDTPPLTPELLKMSEWMSKQYLCPWVTAVQAMLPAVLKGKSEKWLTATDALDEEACGRSGLLWELFRKRQLPLTEVEKQFAEEYLLVPGWIQSGLLATEYQVRDKITRKQQSFVRSLLDEGKLEEAIGSLPARAEQMRRVLQLMLVHKEQSLSVQMLRDEYGITRSPLKSLESKGWIAIEQVEVYRDPYANRRFQEKQKPVFTPVQKEVLTPILQSIESGTYASYLLHGVTGSGKTEVYLEAIERTLEKGREAIFLVPEISLTPQMVERFKARFGADVAVLHSALSQGERYDEWRKIIRKQVRVVVGARSAIFAPFRNVGLIVIDEEHESSYKQEETPRYHAREVALWRAKENQGVLVMGSATPALETYALATRGRYELLRMPERVGNRPMPEVHVVDMREELQAQNRSMFSRKLHEMIADRLAKEEQMVIFLNRRGFSTFVMCRSCGYTMRCIHCDISLTYHKTNHTARCHYCGYTIAQPKHCPECQSEHIRFFGTGTQKVEAELAKLFPGIRVIRMDVDTTSKKGSHEELLNKFRTGQGDVLLGTQMIAKGLDFPRVTLAGIIAADTSLHLPDFRAAEKTFQLLTQVGGRAGRHELDGDVVIQTYTPEHYSIIHATKHDYPAFYQDEMMQRRRTGYPPYFRLVLITFSHEDVPVVIRGAHTMADYLRQRLAQTTVLLGPVASPIARVKDRFRFQIMLKYRDEPQLSDLLAQATAAFEEWNKQQKVLMTIDVDPYVLL; from the coding sequence ATGATTGCCCAAATTATCGTGGACGTTCCGGTCAATCGAACGAATCGACCTTTTGATTACCATGTTCCGCCTTGGCTGCGTCCACTGATTCGCGTTGGCAGCCGTGTGGTTGTCCCATTTGGTCCCCGTCAACTGCAAGGCTATGTCATTGGGATCGTAGAGGATGACGAAGCCTTACCAGACCGTTCGCGCCTAAAAGATGTCGTGCAGGTACAAGACGACACTCCTCCTCTTACGCCAGAGCTGCTAAAGATGAGCGAATGGATGTCCAAGCAATACTTGTGTCCGTGGGTAACGGCTGTACAGGCGATGCTACCGGCTGTGCTCAAAGGGAAGTCGGAGAAATGGCTGACGGCGACAGACGCATTAGACGAAGAGGCATGCGGAAGATCGGGGCTTCTGTGGGAATTGTTTCGCAAGCGGCAACTACCGCTAACCGAAGTGGAGAAACAATTTGCGGAGGAGTATTTGCTCGTTCCGGGTTGGATACAGAGTGGTCTGCTTGCTACGGAGTATCAAGTAAGGGACAAAATTACCCGCAAGCAGCAATCTTTTGTCCGAAGCTTATTGGATGAGGGGAAGCTGGAAGAAGCGATTGGTTCGTTGCCAGCACGGGCAGAGCAGATGCGCCGTGTCCTTCAACTGATGCTCGTGCACAAGGAACAGTCCCTATCTGTACAAATGCTGCGGGATGAATACGGAATTACGCGTTCTCCGCTAAAAAGCCTGGAATCGAAAGGCTGGATCGCGATCGAGCAAGTGGAGGTTTACCGGGACCCATATGCCAATCGACGTTTCCAGGAAAAGCAGAAGCCTGTCTTTACCCCGGTACAGAAAGAGGTACTGACACCTATCTTGCAATCGATTGAATCGGGAACGTATGCTTCTTACTTGCTGCACGGTGTTACCGGAAGCGGTAAGACGGAAGTGTATCTCGAAGCGATCGAACGTACGTTGGAAAAAGGGCGCGAGGCGATCTTTCTCGTTCCGGAAATTTCACTGACGCCGCAAATGGTGGAGCGCTTCAAGGCCCGTTTTGGTGCAGACGTAGCTGTTTTGCACAGTGCGTTGTCACAAGGAGAGCGCTATGACGAGTGGCGCAAGATCATTCGCAAACAGGTCAGAGTGGTGGTAGGTGCACGATCTGCCATCTTTGCTCCGTTTCGGAATGTTGGTTTGATTGTGATCGATGAAGAGCATGAGAGTTCGTATAAGCAAGAAGAGACCCCTCGCTATCATGCGCGGGAAGTAGCTTTGTGGCGCGCGAAAGAGAATCAGGGAGTACTTGTCATGGGAAGCGCGACTCCTGCCTTGGAGACGTATGCGCTGGCTACCCGAGGCCGATACGAGCTGTTGCGTATGCCGGAGCGTGTCGGGAATCGCCCGATGCCAGAGGTACATGTCGTGGATATGCGTGAGGAGCTTCAGGCCCAGAATCGTTCGATGTTCAGCCGGAAGCTGCATGAGATGATTGCGGATCGATTGGCAAAAGAAGAACAGATGGTCATTTTCCTGAATCGAAGAGGCTTTTCAACCTTTGTCATGTGCCGCTCCTGTGGCTATACGATGCGCTGCATTCATTGTGATATCTCGCTTACTTATCATAAAACGAATCATACGGCACGCTGCCATTACTGTGGATACACCATTGCACAGCCTAAGCATTGTCCGGAGTGTCAAAGTGAGCATATACGCTTTTTTGGTACCGGAACGCAAAAGGTAGAGGCAGAGCTGGCAAAACTTTTCCCGGGTATCCGGGTTATCCGAATGGACGTGGACACGACCTCGAAAAAAGGCTCCCACGAAGAGCTGCTAAACAAATTCCGCACAGGTCAAGGTGACGTTCTGCTCGGTACGCAGATGATTGCCAAGGGGCTTGATTTTCCACGAGTGACGCTTGCGGGCATTATTGCAGCGGATACTTCCTTGCATCTGCCTGACTTCCGTGCAGCGGAGAAGACATTTCAGCTCCTGACGCAGGTAGGTGGACGCGCAGGGCGGCATGAGCTGGACGGCGATGTCGTGATTCAGACGTATACGCCGGAGCACTACAGCATTATTCATGCGACCAAGCATGATTATCCCGCTTTTTATCAGGATGAAATGATGCAGCGCAGACGAACGGGGTACCCGCCGTATTTCCGTCTCGTATTAATTACATTTAGCCACGAGGATGTACCTGTTGTGATCCGCGGTGCACACACAATGGCTGACTATTTGCGGCAGCGTTTGGCCCAGACAACGGTCCTCTTGGGCCCAGTTGCTTCGCCCATTGCAAGGGTGAAGGATAGATTTCGTTTTCAGATCATGCTAAAATATCGTGATGAACCGCAACTGTCAGACCTGCTCGCTCAGGCGACGGCTGCGTTTGAAGAATGGAACAAACAGCAGAAAGTATTGATGACGATTGACGTCGACCCTTACGTACTGCTTTAG
- the rsmB gene encoding 16S rRNA (cytosine(967)-C(5))-methyltransferase RsmB: protein MAKKGARDIALDVLNRVEEHKSYSNLELRNVLDRENLSAADAGLVTELVYGTIQRKMTLDHVLSHFVGNKKVQTWVRNLLRLSLYQIHYLDRIPERAAVHQAVEIAKKRGHQGIASMVNGVLRNVLRQPDVWERQPKGGRALQIAVVYSHPEWLVRQWLSVYGEETTIAICEANNRTPHSSIRVNAWKTTKDQVLDKLAEEGLEGQASAVSPHAILMEGGHAAGSRMFKEGYFTIQDESSMLVAPALAAQPGMRVLDACAAPGGKTTHIAEMMENRGQIIASDVHPHKRDLITNAAKRLGITIIEPIVSDALDLPEKALGTFDRILLDAPCTGFGVIRRKPDLKWNKAPEDVRAIAQLQYELLKTLAPMLAQGGVMVYSTCTIEPAENQEIVRRFVEEHPEFVFDDTLAQDLPEAVRGHVDETGACVQILPHHFESDGFFIARLKRRG from the coding sequence GTGGCAAAAAAGGGAGCTCGTGATATCGCCCTCGATGTTTTGAACAGGGTAGAAGAACATAAGTCCTACAGCAATCTTGAGTTGCGCAATGTCTTGGATCGGGAAAATCTCAGTGCAGCAGATGCAGGACTGGTGACAGAGCTTGTGTACGGTACCATTCAGCGCAAGATGACGCTGGATCATGTCCTGTCCCATTTTGTCGGGAATAAAAAGGTCCAGACCTGGGTTCGTAATTTGCTGCGTCTCAGCTTGTATCAAATTCACTATTTAGACCGTATCCCTGAACGCGCAGCCGTACACCAGGCGGTTGAAATCGCCAAAAAACGCGGTCACCAGGGGATTGCTTCGATGGTCAACGGTGTTTTGCGCAATGTGTTGCGCCAGCCGGATGTGTGGGAGCGTCAGCCAAAAGGCGGACGTGCCTTGCAAATCGCCGTAGTCTATTCTCATCCAGAATGGCTTGTGCGTCAGTGGCTTAGCGTATATGGCGAAGAGACGACGATTGCGATTTGCGAAGCGAACAACAGAACGCCGCATAGCTCTATCAGAGTCAATGCATGGAAAACGACGAAGGATCAAGTGCTGGACAAGCTAGCGGAAGAAGGGCTGGAAGGACAAGCGTCTGCTGTCAGTCCTCATGCTATTCTGATGGAAGGCGGACATGCAGCAGGTTCTCGCATGTTCAAGGAAGGTTACTTCACGATCCAGGATGAGAGTTCCATGCTCGTAGCACCAGCTCTTGCTGCGCAACCAGGCATGCGTGTACTGGATGCTTGCGCGGCACCTGGTGGAAAAACAACGCACATAGCGGAAATGATGGAAAACCGCGGGCAAATCATTGCGAGTGACGTGCATCCGCACAAACGCGATCTGATTACAAATGCAGCGAAAAGACTCGGGATTACGATCATCGAGCCAATCGTCAGTGATGCACTAGACCTACCTGAAAAAGCGCTGGGGACTTTCGATCGAATCCTGCTGGATGCGCCATGCACCGGATTTGGCGTGATTCGTCGCAAGCCTGATCTAAAATGGAATAAAGCGCCGGAAGATGTCCGTGCGATTGCTCAGTTACAGTACGAACTGCTCAAGACATTGGCACCGATGCTTGCTCAAGGTGGTGTCATGGTTTACAGCACATGTACGATCGAGCCAGCAGAAAATCAGGAGATTGTTCGCCGCTTTGTCGAAGAACACCCTGAATTCGTATTCGATGATACACTGGCACAAGACCTGCCTGAGGCTGTCAGAGGGCATGTCGATGAAACCGGAGCCTGCGTACAAATTTTGCCTCACCATTTCGAGAGTGATGGATTCTTTATCGCGCGATTGAAACGAAGAGGATAA